A window of the Lactuca sativa cultivar Salinas chromosome 7, Lsat_Salinas_v11, whole genome shotgun sequence genome harbors these coding sequences:
- the LOC111913462 gene encoding uncharacterized protein LOC111913462 has protein sequence MADSLLSSIATFHTTKIIVTDPTKFSYIGSISETMLDCISATSNVLQQYRKRKTVGPRELTSAMLCSIEDADKPAKRGKKPKSQKEGPVTKPSKGSDSEYVPPRQKNAPSSDSENEISDEEVSGRGDTPPRSPTPEISVRSLPPSPPPVTIPTSIPPISQTTTSQPFTSKPIPTSIFTDTTSTTTTKPTFTIPNPPVTEPTFTTEPPATTEPPTISKPLSPTPSTETTPILGGEDLEFDFT, from the exons ATGGCGGATTCCTTGCTTTCCTCCATCGCTACCTTTCATACAACGAAGATTATCGTCACTGACCCCACAAAGTTTTCGTACATCGGCTCAATTTCAGAAACCATGCTTGATTGTATCTCTGCAACCAGTAACGTACTTCAGCAGTACAGGAAGCGTAAAACTGTTGGTCCACGTGAACTTACGTCGGCGATGCTTTGTTCAATTGAAGATGCTGATAAACCAGCCAAAAGGGGCAAGAAACCTAAATCACAGAAGGAGGGTCCTGTAACAAAACCATCCAAGGG TTCGGATTCAGAATATGTTCCTCCTAGGCAGAAGAACGCTCCATCTTCAGACTCTGAGAACGAAATTTCTGATGAAGAGGTTTCGGGTCGAGGCGATACTCCACCTCGCTCCCCTACTCCAGAAATTTCGGTTCGTTCTTtacctccttcacctccacctgttaCAATTCCTACTTCTATCCCTCCTATCTCTCAAACAACCACTTCTCAACCCTTCACTTCAAAACCTATTCCCACTTCtattttcacagatacaacctCTACCACCACTACAAAACCTACCTTCACTATTCCCAACCCACCAGTAACTGAACCTACTTTTACAACCGAACCTCCAGCAACAACAGAACCTCCAACTATTTCTAAACCCTTATCTCCCACACCTTCTACAGAAACAACACCAATTttgggcggtgaggacttggagttcGACTTTACATAG
- the LOC111913470 gene encoding uncharacterized protein LOC111913470, translating into MARDDAESSKKDGERVGANSPYYLHAADYPKQMQVNDALTDSNYNDWVQEMRNFLFAKNKIDFVDGTIPKPIDASANYMPLMRCDAMVKGWLTTTMEKDIRSSVKYANTVAEIWADLEEQFGKESAPRAYELKQTLNNTSQDVASVSAYYTRMRSLRDKIQTISPIPRCTCGKCTCDLGKRLSESNEKERIYDFLMGLDNIFSTIKTQILASKPTPTLRTA; encoded by the coding sequence ATGGCCAGAGACGATGCCGAATCATCCAAAAAGGATGGCGAAAGAGTCGGGGCTAATTCGCCATACTATCTTCATGCCGCAGACTACCCCAAACAGATGCAGGTGAATGATGCTCTTACCGATAGCAATTACAATGATTGGGTTCAAGAGATGAGAAATTTCCTGTTTGctaaaaacaaaattgatttcgTTGATGGAACCATTCCCAAACCCATTGATGCTTCCGCTAACTATATGCCATTGATGAGATGTGATGCTATGGTAAAGGGATGGTTGACTACCACAATGGAGAAGGACATCAGATCAAGTGTCAAATACGCAAACACTGTTGCGGAAATATGGGCTGATCTAGAAGAGCAGTTTGGAAAGGAAAGCGCACCCCGTGCCTACGAATTGAAACAAACACTCAACAACACGTCTCAAGACGTTGCTTCTGTGTCAGCTTATTACACACGAATGAGGAGTTTACGGGATAAAATTCAAACCATATCGCCAATACCTCGTTGCACGTGTGGAAAGTGTACCTGCGATCTTGGCAAAAGACTGAGTGAATCCAATGAAAAGGAAAGGATTTATGACTTTTTAATGGGTCTTGACAATATCTTCTCAACAATAAAGACTCAAATTCTTGCTTCCAAACCTACTCCTACACTAAGGACGGCTTAG